From the Limanda limanda chromosome 2, fLimLim1.1, whole genome shotgun sequence genome, one window contains:
- the LOC133026107 gene encoding noelin-2-like isoform X2, translating to MSVPMLKIGAVLSTMAMVTNWMSQTLPSLVGLNGTIVSPDGTHERIVSGLYPGSEEGWQVYSTASDPDGRCVCTVVAPARNLCKRDPRSRQLRLLTEQVQNVSQSMEVVDLRTSRDLQYVRDSEPLLRGVDGRLHTYVANPRSLTTKGLQELKGQMSQLLPLLSVVEQYRLDLQTLAALRMELFNLSITLTAIQEEIGAYDYEELQQRVLLLETRLHSCMNKLGCGRLTAVNGPITVRASGSRFGSWMTDAMIPSSDSRVWSMDGYYKGRRVLEYRTMGDFTKGQNFVQHLLPHPWAGTGHVVYNGSLYYNKHQSNILVQYHFRSRSVLLQRSLSGAGYNNTFPYSWGGSSDIDLMADETGLWAVYTTIPNAGNIMVSRLDPRSLDVLHSWDTGFPKRSAGEAFMICGTLYVTNSHLAGAKVHFAYHTNSSTYEYTDIPFHNQYSHISMMDYNPRERALYTWNNGHQVLYNVTLFHVIRSDG from the exons ggcTTGTACCCGGGCTCGGAGGAGGGCTGGCAGGTCTACAGCACGGCCTCGGATCCCGAcggcaggtgtgtgtgcacggtgGTCGCCCCGGCACGAAACCTCTGCAAGCGAGACCCTCGGAGTCGACAGCTCCGCCTGCTGACcgaacag gttcaGAATGTGAGTCAGTCCATGGAGGTGGTCGACCTGCGGACGTCCAGAGACCTGCAGTACGTCCGagactccgagccgctactgaGAGGAGTGGACGGACGTTTGCACACGTATGTGGCCAACCCCCGCTCCCTGACGACAAAGGGcttgcag GAGTTGAAGGGCCAGATGTCCCAGCTACTGCCCCTGCTGTCCGTGGTGGAGCAGTACAGATTGGACCTGCAGACGCTGGCCGCCCTGCGGATGGAGCTCTTCAACCTGTCCATCACCCTGACGGCCATCCAGGAGGAGATCGGAGCGTACGACTACGAGGAGCTTCAGCAGAGGGTCTTACTGCTGGAAACCAGGCTACACAGCTGCATGAACAAACTGG GTTGTGGTCGCCTCACTGCAGTTAACGGCCCGATCACCGTGAGAGCCTCGGGCTCCCGCTTCGGCTCCTGGATGACTGACGCCATGATTCCCAGCTCCGACAGCAGG GTCTGGTCGATGGACGGTTACTACAAGGGCAGACGTGTGTTGGAGTACCGGACCATGGGGGATTTCACCAAGGGACAAAACTTTGTGCAGCATCTGCTGCCGCACCCCTGGGCAGGAACTGGCCACGTGGTCTACAACGGGTCGCTCTACTACAACAAGCACCAGAGCAACATCCTG GTCCAGTACCACTTCCGCTCCCGCAGCGTGTTGCTCCAGCGCAGCCTGAGTGGAGCCGGGTACAACAACACGTTCCCTTACAGCTGGGGGGGCTCCTCCGACATCGACCTCATGGCTGACGAGACGGGACTGTGGGCCGTGTACACCACCATCCCCAACGCTGGAAACATAATG GTGAGTCGTCTGGACCCCCGCTCGCTGGACGTGCTCCACAGCTGGGACACGGGGTTTCCCAAGCGCAGTGCAGGGGAGGCCTTCATGATCTGCGGCACGCTGTACGTCACCAACTCGCACCTGGCCGGGGCCAAGGTCCACTTCGCCTACCACACCAACTCCTCCACGTACGAGTACACCGACATCCCCTTCCACAACCAGTACTCCCACATCAGCATGATGGACTACAACCCCAGAGAGCGGGCGCTGTACACCTGGAACAACGGACACCAGGTCCTGTACAACGTCACACTGTTTCACGTCATCCGGAGCGACGGATAG
- the LOC133026107 gene encoding noelin-2-like isoform X3 — protein MSVPMLKIGAVLSTMAMVTNWMSQTLPSLVGLNGTIVSPDGTHERIGLYPGSEEGWQVYSTASDPDGRCVCTVVAPARNLCKRDPRSRQLRLLTEQVQNVSQSMEVVDLRTSRDLQYVRDSEPLLRGVDGRLHTYVANPRSLTTKGLQELKGQMSQLLPLLSVVEQYRLDLQTLAALRMELFNLSITLTAIQEEIGAYDYEELQQRVLLLETRLHSCMNKLGCGRLTAVNGPITVRASGSRFGSWMTDAMIPSSDSRVWSMDGYYKGRRVLEYRTMGDFTKGQNFVQHLLPHPWAGTGHVVYNGSLYYNKHQSNILVQYHFRSRSVLLQRSLSGAGYNNTFPYSWGGSSDIDLMADETGLWAVYTTIPNAGNIMVSRLDPRSLDVLHSWDTGFPKRSAGEAFMICGTLYVTNSHLAGAKVHFAYHTNSSTYEYTDIPFHNQYSHISMMDYNPRERALYTWNNGHQVLYNVTLFHVIRSDG, from the exons ggcTTGTACCCGGGCTCGGAGGAGGGCTGGCAGGTCTACAGCACGGCCTCGGATCCCGAcggcaggtgtgtgtgcacggtgGTCGCCCCGGCACGAAACCTCTGCAAGCGAGACCCTCGGAGTCGACAGCTCCGCCTGCTGACcgaacag gttcaGAATGTGAGTCAGTCCATGGAGGTGGTCGACCTGCGGACGTCCAGAGACCTGCAGTACGTCCGagactccgagccgctactgaGAGGAGTGGACGGACGTTTGCACACGTATGTGGCCAACCCCCGCTCCCTGACGACAAAGGGcttgcag GAGTTGAAGGGCCAGATGTCCCAGCTACTGCCCCTGCTGTCCGTGGTGGAGCAGTACAGATTGGACCTGCAGACGCTGGCCGCCCTGCGGATGGAGCTCTTCAACCTGTCCATCACCCTGACGGCCATCCAGGAGGAGATCGGAGCGTACGACTACGAGGAGCTTCAGCAGAGGGTCTTACTGCTGGAAACCAGGCTACACAGCTGCATGAACAAACTGG GTTGTGGTCGCCTCACTGCAGTTAACGGCCCGATCACCGTGAGAGCCTCGGGCTCCCGCTTCGGCTCCTGGATGACTGACGCCATGATTCCCAGCTCCGACAGCAGG GTCTGGTCGATGGACGGTTACTACAAGGGCAGACGTGTGTTGGAGTACCGGACCATGGGGGATTTCACCAAGGGACAAAACTTTGTGCAGCATCTGCTGCCGCACCCCTGGGCAGGAACTGGCCACGTGGTCTACAACGGGTCGCTCTACTACAACAAGCACCAGAGCAACATCCTG GTCCAGTACCACTTCCGCTCCCGCAGCGTGTTGCTCCAGCGCAGCCTGAGTGGAGCCGGGTACAACAACACGTTCCCTTACAGCTGGGGGGGCTCCTCCGACATCGACCTCATGGCTGACGAGACGGGACTGTGGGCCGTGTACACCACCATCCCCAACGCTGGAAACATAATG GTGAGTCGTCTGGACCCCCGCTCGCTGGACGTGCTCCACAGCTGGGACACGGGGTTTCCCAAGCGCAGTGCAGGGGAGGCCTTCATGATCTGCGGCACGCTGTACGTCACCAACTCGCACCTGGCCGGGGCCAAGGTCCACTTCGCCTACCACACCAACTCCTCCACGTACGAGTACACCGACATCCCCTTCCACAACCAGTACTCCCACATCAGCATGATGGACTACAACCCCAGAGAGCGGGCGCTGTACACCTGGAACAACGGACACCAGGTCCTGTACAACGTCACACTGTTTCACGTCATCCGGAGCGACGGATAG
- the LOC133026107 gene encoding noelin-2-like isoform X1: MSVPMLKIGAVLSTMAMVTNWMSQTLPSLVGLNGTIVSPDGTHERIGDRSQGLYPGSEEGWQVYSTASDPDGRCVCTVVAPARNLCKRDPRSRQLRLLTEQVQNVSQSMEVVDLRTSRDLQYVRDSEPLLRGVDGRLHTYVANPRSLTTKGLQELKGQMSQLLPLLSVVEQYRLDLQTLAALRMELFNLSITLTAIQEEIGAYDYEELQQRVLLLETRLHSCMNKLGCGRLTAVNGPITVRASGSRFGSWMTDAMIPSSDSRVWSMDGYYKGRRVLEYRTMGDFTKGQNFVQHLLPHPWAGTGHVVYNGSLYYNKHQSNILVQYHFRSRSVLLQRSLSGAGYNNTFPYSWGGSSDIDLMADETGLWAVYTTIPNAGNIMVSRLDPRSLDVLHSWDTGFPKRSAGEAFMICGTLYVTNSHLAGAKVHFAYHTNSSTYEYTDIPFHNQYSHISMMDYNPRERALYTWNNGHQVLYNVTLFHVIRSDG, encoded by the exons GGAGACAGGTCACAG ggcTTGTACCCGGGCTCGGAGGAGGGCTGGCAGGTCTACAGCACGGCCTCGGATCCCGAcggcaggtgtgtgtgcacggtgGTCGCCCCGGCACGAAACCTCTGCAAGCGAGACCCTCGGAGTCGACAGCTCCGCCTGCTGACcgaacag gttcaGAATGTGAGTCAGTCCATGGAGGTGGTCGACCTGCGGACGTCCAGAGACCTGCAGTACGTCCGagactccgagccgctactgaGAGGAGTGGACGGACGTTTGCACACGTATGTGGCCAACCCCCGCTCCCTGACGACAAAGGGcttgcag GAGTTGAAGGGCCAGATGTCCCAGCTACTGCCCCTGCTGTCCGTGGTGGAGCAGTACAGATTGGACCTGCAGACGCTGGCCGCCCTGCGGATGGAGCTCTTCAACCTGTCCATCACCCTGACGGCCATCCAGGAGGAGATCGGAGCGTACGACTACGAGGAGCTTCAGCAGAGGGTCTTACTGCTGGAAACCAGGCTACACAGCTGCATGAACAAACTGG GTTGTGGTCGCCTCACTGCAGTTAACGGCCCGATCACCGTGAGAGCCTCGGGCTCCCGCTTCGGCTCCTGGATGACTGACGCCATGATTCCCAGCTCCGACAGCAGG GTCTGGTCGATGGACGGTTACTACAAGGGCAGACGTGTGTTGGAGTACCGGACCATGGGGGATTTCACCAAGGGACAAAACTTTGTGCAGCATCTGCTGCCGCACCCCTGGGCAGGAACTGGCCACGTGGTCTACAACGGGTCGCTCTACTACAACAAGCACCAGAGCAACATCCTG GTCCAGTACCACTTCCGCTCCCGCAGCGTGTTGCTCCAGCGCAGCCTGAGTGGAGCCGGGTACAACAACACGTTCCCTTACAGCTGGGGGGGCTCCTCCGACATCGACCTCATGGCTGACGAGACGGGACTGTGGGCCGTGTACACCACCATCCCCAACGCTGGAAACATAATG GTGAGTCGTCTGGACCCCCGCTCGCTGGACGTGCTCCACAGCTGGGACACGGGGTTTCCCAAGCGCAGTGCAGGGGAGGCCTTCATGATCTGCGGCACGCTGTACGTCACCAACTCGCACCTGGCCGGGGCCAAGGTCCACTTCGCCTACCACACCAACTCCTCCACGTACGAGTACACCGACATCCCCTTCCACAACCAGTACTCCCACATCAGCATGATGGACTACAACCCCAGAGAGCGGGCGCTGTACACCTGGAACAACGGACACCAGGTCCTGTACAACGTCACACTGTTTCACGTCATCCGGAGCGACGGATAG
- the LOC133015866 gene encoding cilia- and flagella-associated protein 144-like: MKEKAKNKVHQDAIHQETIRKEQRQQTLYTKFTINPLKKLVVLSDKPTASKLKETIETTSELIEAFHYARQVPTKKYPEPLTESHMIGWRTEPLIPSDRFDRRFNYHRQSTDVTAGLVFSPEPS; encoded by the exons ATGAAGGAGAAGGCCAAGAATAAGGTTCATCAAGACGCAATTCATCAAGAGACAATAAGAAAGGAGCAAAGACAACAGACGCTTTACACTAAGTTCACCATCAACCCACTCAAGAAAC TGGTTGTCTTGTCAGACAAACCCACGGCCAGTAAACTGAAAGAGACGATTGAAACGACTT CGGAGTTGATCGAGGCTTTCCACTACGCACGACAAGTACCGACCAAGAAGTATCCGGAGCcgctgactgagagtcacatgATAGGATGGAGGACAGAGCCACTG ATTCCATCGGACCGCTTTGACAGAAGGTTCAACTACCACCGACAGAGCACCGACGTCACCGCAG GTCTAG TCTTTTCTCCTGAACCCTCCTGA